A genomic region of Taeniopygia guttata chromosome 28, bTaeGut7.mat, whole genome shotgun sequence contains the following coding sequences:
- the LOC100222319 gene encoding uncharacterized protein isoform X1, with amino-acid sequence MEVLALTLVTLMALLPPAQPCSSEMNKVKDLLEVNCTGQALSTVPPDLPADTGILLLSDNRLESLSTTAFLSLAQLQDIDLANNGLVALHTGALLLSLKELTLSHNALSALPVLEGLPALTHLAVAHNSLETLAPGAFRTVPQLQNLDLRGNKMQQLPREAFAGLRALKELDLSDNLLKELPKELLQDLQKLETLWLSGNQLQTLPTDFFPKGHLFMYVFLTENPWHCNCDLHYLQTWIQKNADIVYEPERGLEETKVEVAPEKVLCHSPAEHRQKPIIRFKLNCSIMEDVDEEGGDEYNYGEETTEKATMRTFPPDPYIPKEHTTMPWTITSSCLRTLTSTRSPLTRPSLSTSCTPTLSPNTLHLMLTSIRTPITTTPVLASPTMTPTQTPSTATILTAATTIKLHGPATLDNATSLLTTMSSSPSSTSGHPQTTLATSSIYGSLMGSTGIFPNTSTAVPSTAMIEVSSTVRSPCRPLMLANTMLSTLPPPLDTTHFTQPGCSLLPAPSPFCPCSIPGRAVPVLRLQAGGEGLQWGQWVLRHCCLLHWVLYLASLALLILTMLALAGWLAWMCLVGQPSWHQSLQTREVWYPLLEWCESTGNPMMHLSSFKIPLQQPTFCTIKEVELCPEVTYCTIKDLGIQRSPATYSFCTTKELWVHHSPLHTSVKPFSRKLMVTDLSFLRAPSAYSLDRGVETIGDVRVKYAGNTM; translated from the coding sequence ATGGAGGTCCTTGCCCTGACCCTGGTTACTCTTATGGCCCtgctccccccagcccagccctgctcctcagAGATGAACAAGGTCAAGGACCTCCTGGAGGTGAACTGCACGGGGCAGGCTCTCAGCACAGTGCCCCCAGACCTGCCTGCAGACACAGGCATCCTGCTGCTCAGTGACAATCGCCTGGAGTCCCTCTCCACCACTGCCTTTCTGTCCCTCGCCCAACTTCAGGACATTGACCTGGCCAACAATGGGCTGGTGGCTCTGCACACAggggccctgctgctgtccctgaagGAGCTAACCCTCTCTCACAATGCACTGTCAGCCCTGCCCGTCCTGGAGGGCCTGCCTGCACTCACCCACCTGGCTGTGGCTCACAACAGCCTGGAGACATTGGCCCCAGGGGCTTTCCGCACAGTGCCACAGCTGCAGAACCTTGACTTGCGAGGGAACaagatgcagcagctgccccgGGAGGCCTTTGCAGGGCTGAGGGCGCTCAAGGAGTTGGACCTCTCAGACAACCTCCTGAAGGAGCTACCCAAGGAGTTGCTGCAGGACCTGCAGAAGTTGGAGACCCTCTGGCTCTCAGGGAACCAGCTTCAGACCCTGCCAACTGACTTTTTCCCAAAGGGGCACCTCTTCATGTATGTTTTCCTCACTGAGAACCCCTGGCATTGCAACTGTGACCTGCACTACCTCCAGACCTGGATTCAGAAGAATGCTGACATTGTTTATGAGCCAGAGCGGGGCCTGGAGGAAACAAAGGTGGAGGTCGCACCTGAGAAGGTtctgtgccacagccctgctgagcatAGGCAGAAGCCCATAATTCGCTTCAAGCTTAACTGCAGCATCATGGAGGATGTGGATGAGGAAGGAGGGGATGAATATAATTATGGGGAAGAAACAACAGAGAAAGCTACCATGAGAACCTTCCCCCCAGATCCATATATCCCCAAAGAGCACACTACCATGCCCTGGACTATTACCTCATCTTGCCTTCGCACCCTTACTAGCACAAGATCTCCTCTCACTAGACCTTCCCTCAGCACCTCTTGTACCCCCACCCTTTCCCCAAACACTTTGCATCTGATGCTGACAAGCATCAGAACTCCCATCACCACCACTCCTGTACTAGCCAGTCCCACCATGACACCCACACAgacccccagcactgccaccatTCTCACAGCTGCTACCACCATCAAACTGCATGGACCTGCCACCCTTGACAATGCCACCTCACTGCTAACAACTATGAGCAGCAGCCCTTCTAGCACCAGTGGCCATCCCCAAACCACCCTTGCTACCAGCAGTATCTATGGCAGTCTCATGGGGTCCACTGGCATATTTCCCAACACTTCCACAGCAGtgccttccactgccatgataGAGGTCTCTTCCACTGTCAGATCTCCATGTCGGCCTCTGATGTTGGCCAACACCATGCTTTCCACACTACCACCTCCCCTGGACACCACACACTTTACCCAACCTGGATGTTCCCTCCTACCTGCTCCTTCTCCCTTCTGCCCTTGCTCCATCCCAGGACGAGCTGTACCTGTGCTGCGTTTGCAGGCAGGTGGGGAGGGTCTGCAGTGGGGGCAATGGGTGCTGAGGCACTGCTGCCTGTTGCACTGGGTGCTCTACCTGGCTTCCTTGGCTCTGCTGATCCTGACCATGCTGGCTCTAGCAGGTTGGCTGGCATGGATGTGTCTGGTGGGACAACCCTCCTGGCACCAGTCCCTGCAGACCCGAGAGGTGTGGTATCCACTGCTGGAATGGTGTGAGTCAACAGGAAACCCTATGATGCATCTCAGCAGCTTCAAAATCCCCCTCCAGCAACCCACATTCTGTACAATCAAGGAAGTGGAGTTGTGCCCTGAGGTTACCTACTGCACAATTAAAGATCTGGGGATACAGCGCAGTCCTGCAACTTACTCCTTCTGCACCACAAAGGAGTTGTGGGTTCACCACAGTCCCCTGCATACATCAGTCAAGCCTTTCTCCAGGAAGCTGATGGTCACAGACCTTAGCTTCCTGAGGGCCCCATCTGCTTACAGCCTAGACAGGGGTGTTGAGACCATCGGTGATGTCAGAGTCAAATATGCGGGTAACACCATGTAA
- the LOC100222319 gene encoding platelet glycoprotein Ib alpha chain-like isoform X2 encodes MEVLALTLVTLMALLPPAQPCSSEMNKVKDLLEVNCTGQALSTVPPDLPADTGILLLSDNRLESLSTTAFLSLAQLQDIDLANNGLVALHTGALLLSLKELTLSHNALSALPVLEGLPALTHLAVAHNSLETLAPGAFRTVPQLQNLDLRGNKMQQLPREAFAGLRALKELDLSDNLLKELPKELLQDLQKLETLWLSGNQLQTLPTDFFPKGHLFMYVFLTENPWHCNCDLHYLQTWIQKNADIVYEPERGLEETKVEVAPEKVGWHGCVWWDNPPGTSPCRPERCGIHCWNGVSQQETL; translated from the exons ATGGAGGTCCTTGCCCTGACCCTGGTTACTCTTATGGCCCtgctccccccagcccagccctgctcctcagAGATGAACAAGGTCAAGGACCTCCTGGAGGTGAACTGCACGGGGCAGGCTCTCAGCACAGTGCCCCCAGACCTGCCTGCAGACACAGGCATCCTGCTGCTCAGTGACAATCGCCTGGAGTCCCTCTCCACCACTGCCTTTCTGTCCCTCGCCCAACTTCAGGACATTGACCTGGCCAACAATGGGCTGGTGGCTCTGCACACAggggccctgctgctgtccctgaagGAGCTAACCCTCTCTCACAATGCACTGTCAGCCCTGCCCGTCCTGGAGGGCCTGCCTGCACTCACCCACCTGGCTGTGGCTCACAACAGCCTGGAGACATTGGCCCCAGGGGCTTTCCGCACAGTGCCACAGCTGCAGAACCTTGACTTGCGAGGGAACaagatgcagcagctgccccgGGAGGCCTTTGCAGGGCTGAGGGCGCTCAAGGAGTTGGACCTCTCAGACAACCTCCTGAAGGAGCTACCCAAGGAGTTGCTGCAGGACCTGCAGAAGTTGGAGACCCTCTGGCTCTCAGGGAACCAGCTTCAGACCCTGCCAACTGACTTTTTCCCAAAGGGGCACCTCTTCATGTATGTTTTCCTCACTGAGAACCCCTGGCATTGCAACTGTGACCTGCACTACCTCCAGACCTGGATTCAGAAGAATGCTGACATTGTTTATGAGCCAGAGCGGGGCCTGGAGGAAACAAAGGTGGAGGTCGCACCTGAGAAG GTTGGCTGGCATGGATGTGTCTGGTGGGACAACCCTCCTGGCACCAGTCCCTGCAGACCCGAGAGGTGTGGTATCCACTGCTGGAATGGTGTGAGTCAACAGGAAACCCTATGA
- the NDUFA11 gene encoding NADH dehydrogenase [ubiquinone] 1 alpha subcomplex subunit 11, translated as MAGYWDGPEGEQCPQRTWLATRVGAAAGLVGAAYRIILLRPGSALAALQTAAADSVTMATLGAVFGLSTCLSAQVREEPEDPLNYFIGGCAAGAVLGVRAHSYLTGTTACLGFGITATLMKIGNKEGWRLTGPPKL; from the exons ATGGCGGGCTATTGGGACGGGCCTGAGGGCGAGCAGTGCCCGCAGCGCACCTGGCTCGCCACACGCGTGGGCGCGGCCGCGG GCCTGGTCGGGGCGGCGTATCGTATCATCCTGCTGCGGCCTGGCTCGGCTCTCGCCGCATTGCAGACGGCGGCGGCGGACAGTGTCACGATGG CTACACTGGGAGCTGTGTTTGGCTTAAGTACTTGTCTCAGTGCCCAAGTCCGGGAGGAACCAGAGGATCCTTTGAACTATTTCATAGGTGgctgtgcagcaggagctgtctTGGGAGTGCGAG CTCACAGTTACCTCACTGGCACCACAGCATGTCTGGGGTTCGGAATCACTGCAACTCTCATGAAGATCGGTAACAAGGAGGGCTGGAGGCTGACGGGACCTCCCAAGCTGTAA
- the KLHL33 gene encoding kelch-like protein 33, giving the protein MWVAEGPAPDQWSLQDGAHAGHFLAVADHLRTTGQLVDVAVGPEGDMAHAVVLASISSFFHHFLEGRTRQLSQDPLPHVPLPPGATLWGWRAVLTFAYRGSVPHGQAKEVEEAARALGAPRLVAACTLHLEIDNQEEGPKPLEEQWETLRAMEQLHANGVGCDLQLQAGNEVIPVQRLALSCSCDFFRALFTCPMREATHDPANPLVTALSPAELHLLLSFAYTGAVAGPWPMVLEAAETSLRYQAWGLLTLCLDVFTHGLTPETVPDVLAFAVAYGLDEVVHIAENYILATFPCVVVTPAFLDLPAHLLIRLLRSDGLNVLHELEALEAASRWLMANGDGQEDLAKEILSSVRFALMSSLELKKVPSVTAGVANPKVLRELMVASFTPVAQLPCRVRSLQEVLVVCGGDKVKGNLAARKPSRHLWFADRYLSAVGLVKQVEWRALGHFPDGPRFRHAVTVVGNNLYVLGGKHYYGVHDTLASVYRYQPMDDSWERLASMTCGRSYFAAVALGNFIYALGGSSGELYCTDSVECYDLANDTWRRCQPLPMALCGLAACALDGELYVSGGCDEAYQCQASLFRYVPGAPVTLLAPMNGQRAGHVMEEAGGQLYVAGGLCQRAGQTGYRDQLTFEVYSPKKNTWVLLSPLPRAHVVGGAAVLGGELLVLGGYSHETYQDTHLIHAYQPGTRRWITRGTLPHAYTDLQACVLTVPPALRAPSCLKDPLRSTETPNNA; this is encoded by the exons ATGTGGGTTGCAGAGGGGCCAGCACCGGACCAGTGGAGCCTGCAGGATGGGGCTCACGCTGGACACTTCCTGGCTGTGGCTGACCATCTCCGCACCACAGGACAGCTGGTGGATGTGGCTGTGGGCCCAGAGGGTGACATGGCCCATGCTGTGGTCCTGGCCTCCATCAGTTCCTTCTTCCACCACTTCCTGGAGGGCAGGACCAGACAACTCAGCCAAGATCCTCTACCGCATGTCCCCTTGCCACCTGGGGCCACGCTGTGGGGCTGGCGGGCTGTGCTCACCTTTGCTTATAGGGGAAGTGTTCCCCATGGCCAGGCAAAAGAGGTGGAGGAGGCCGCCCGGGCCCTGGGTGCCCCCCGTCTGGTGGCTGCCTGCACCCTGCATCTGGAGATTGACAACCAGGAAGAAGGTCCTAagcccctggaggagcagtGGGAGACGCTAAGAGCCATGGAGCAGCTCCATGCCAATGGTGTGGGCTGTGACCTTCAGCTCCAGGCAGGGAACGAGGTCATCCCAG TTCAGCGACTggccctgagctgctcctgtgaCTTCTTCCGGGCCCTTTTCACCTGTCCCATGCGAGAGGCCACCCATGACCCTGCCAACCCACTGGTCACGGCGTTGTCCCCAGCCGAGCTgcatctcctcctctcctttgcCTACACAGGAGCTGTAGCAGGACCATGGCCCATGGTCTTAGAGGCAGCTGAGACCTCCTTGCGCTACCAGGCCTGGGGGCTCCTCACTCTCTGCCTGGATGTTTTCACCCATGGCCTGACCCCAGAAACTGTCCCTGACGTGCTGGCCTTTGCTGTGGCCTATGGGTTGGATGAGGTCGTCCATATAGCAGAGAACTACATCTTGGCCACCTTTCCCTGTGTGGTGGTTACACCAGCCTTCCTGGATCTTCCTGCACACCTTCTCATCCGCCTCCTCCGCTCTGATGGTCTTAATGTCCTCCACGAACTGGAAGCCTTGGAAGCGGCATCTCGGTGGCTTATGGCCAATGGAGATGGCCAGGAGGATCTAGCCAAAGAGATCTTGTCATCTGTTCGCTTTGCcctcatgtccagcctggagctgaagaaggTCCCATCTGTGACTGCAGGTGTAGCTAACCCAAAGGTCCTCCGTGAGCTCATGGTAGCAAGTTTCACCCCCGTGGCCCAGCTGCCATGCCGGGTACGTTCCTTGCAAGAAGTGTTGGTGGTTTGTGGTGGAGACAAAGTAAAGGGCAACTTGGCTGCCCGGAAGCCCAGCAGACACCTCTGGTTTGCAGACCGCTACCTCAGTGCTGTGGGGCTGGTGAAGCAGGTTGAGTGGCGGGCACTGGGACACTTTCCTGATGGGCCACGCTTCCGTCATGCTGTAACTGTGGTGGGCAACAACCTCTACGTCCTGGGTGGAAAGCACTACTACGGGGTCCATGACACCTTAGCCAGTGTCTACAG GTACCAGCCTATGGATGATTCCTGGGAGCGTCTGGCCAGTATGACGTGTGGACGGAGCTACTTTGCTGCTGTGGCACTTGGTAATTTCATCTATGCCCTGGGGGGCAGCTCAGGGGAGCTCTACTGCACAGATAGTGTGGAGTGCTACGACCTGGCCAATGACACCTGGAG GAGGTGCCAGCCCCTGCCGATGGCTCTGTGTGGGCTCGCGGCGTGTGCCCTGGATGGTGAGCTCTACGTGTCGGGTGGGTGTGATGAAGCATACCAGTGTCAGGCATCCTTGTTCCGCTATGTCCCAGGTGCACCTGTCACACTCCTGGCCCCCATGAATGGCCAGCGAGCTGGCCATGTCATGGAGGAGGCAGGTGGGCAGCTATATGTGGCCGGGGGCCTGTGTCAGCGGGCTGGGCAGACTGGCTACAGGGACCAGCTGACCTTTGAGGTCTATAGCCCCAAGAAGAATACCTGGGTCCTCCTCAGCCCTCTCCCCCGTGCACATGTAGTTGGaggtgcagctgtgctgggaggggagcTGCTTGTACTGGGAGGGTACAGTCATGAGACCTACCAGGACACGCACTTGATCCACGCCTACCAGCCAGGTACCCGGCGCTGGATCACCCGAGGCACCTTGCCCCATGCCTATACTGACCTACAAGCCTGTGTTCTCACTGTACCCCCTGCCTTGCGTGCTCCCAGCTGCCTTAAGGACCCCTTGAGATCAACTGAAACTCCCAATAATGCTTAG